Proteins from a single region of Orcinus orca chromosome 20, mOrcOrc1.1, whole genome shotgun sequence:
- the SCN1B gene encoding sodium channel subunit beta-1 isoform X1, with protein MGTLLAFVVGAALVSSAWGGCVEVDSETEAVYGMTFKILCISCKRRSETTAETFTEWTFRQKGTEEFVKILRYENEVLQLEEDERFEGRVVWNGSRGTKDLQDLSIFITNVTYNHSGDYECHVYRLLFFDNYEHNTSVVKKIHIEVVNKANRDMASIVSEIMMYLLIVVLTIWFVAEMVYCYKKIAAATEAAAQENASEYLAITSESKENCTGVQVAE; from the exons ATGGGGACGCTGCTGGCCTTCGTGGTCGGCGCGGCACTGG TGTCCTCAGCCTGGGGAGGCTGTGTGGAGGTGGACTCAGAGACCGAGGCCGTGTATGGGATGACCTTCAAAATTCTGTGCATCTCCTGCAAGCGCCGCAGCGAGACCACTGCCGAGACCTTCACAGAGTGGACCTTCCGCCAGAAGGGCACAGAGGAGTTTGTCAAG ATCCTGCGCTATGAGAACGAGGTGCTGCAGCTGGAGGAGGATGAGCGCTTTGAGGGCCGTGTGGTGTGGAATGGTAGCCGGGGCACCAAGGACCTGCAGGACCTGTCCATCTTCATCACCAACGTCACCTACAACCACTCGGGCGACTACGAGTGCCACGTGTACCGCCTGCTCTTCTTCGACAACTACGAGCACAACACCAGCGTCGTCAAGAAGATCCACATTGAGGTGGTGAACAAAG CCAACAGAGACATGGCGTCCATCGTGTCTGAGATCATGATGTACTTGCTCATCGTGGTGTTGACCATATGGTTCGTGGCAGAGATGGTTTACTGCTACAAGAAGATCGCTGCTGCCACGGAGGCTGCTGCACAGGAGAACGC CTCAGAATACCTGGCCATCACCTCAGAAAGCAAAGAGAACTGTACGGGCGTCCAGGTGGCCGAATAG
- the SCN1B gene encoding sodium channel subunit beta-1 isoform X2, whose product MSSAWGGCVEVDSETEAVYGMTFKILCISCKRRSETTAETFTEWTFRQKGTEEFVKILRYENEVLQLEEDERFEGRVVWNGSRGTKDLQDLSIFITNVTYNHSGDYECHVYRLLFFDNYEHNTSVVKKIHIEVVNKANRDMASIVSEIMMYLLIVVLTIWFVAEMVYCYKKIAAATEAAAQENASEYLAITSESKENCTGVQVAE is encoded by the exons A TGTCCTCAGCCTGGGGAGGCTGTGTGGAGGTGGACTCAGAGACCGAGGCCGTGTATGGGATGACCTTCAAAATTCTGTGCATCTCCTGCAAGCGCCGCAGCGAGACCACTGCCGAGACCTTCACAGAGTGGACCTTCCGCCAGAAGGGCACAGAGGAGTTTGTCAAG ATCCTGCGCTATGAGAACGAGGTGCTGCAGCTGGAGGAGGATGAGCGCTTTGAGGGCCGTGTGGTGTGGAATGGTAGCCGGGGCACCAAGGACCTGCAGGACCTGTCCATCTTCATCACCAACGTCACCTACAACCACTCGGGCGACTACGAGTGCCACGTGTACCGCCTGCTCTTCTTCGACAACTACGAGCACAACACCAGCGTCGTCAAGAAGATCCACATTGAGGTGGTGAACAAAG CCAACAGAGACATGGCGTCCATCGTGTCTGAGATCATGATGTACTTGCTCATCGTGGTGTTGACCATATGGTTCGTGGCAGAGATGGTTTACTGCTACAAGAAGATCGCTGCTGCCACGGAGGCTGCTGCACAGGAGAACGC CTCAGAATACCTGGCCATCACCTCAGAAAGCAAAGAGAACTGTACGGGCGTCCAGGTGGCCGAATAG
- the HPN gene encoding serine protease hepsin isoform X2 has translation MAEKEGGRTVPCCSGPKVAALTVGTVLLLTGIGAASWAIVTVLLRSDQEPLYPVQAGPADARLTVFDQTEGTWRLLCSSRSNARVAGLSCEEMGFLRALAHSELDVRTAGANGTSGFFCVDEGRLPHARRLLEVLSVCDCPRGRFLATICQDCGHRKLPVDRIVGGQDTSLGRWPWQVSLRYDGAHLCGGSLLSRDWVLTAAHCFPERNRVLSRWRVFAGAVAQTSPHGVQLGVQAVIYHGGYLPFRDPNSEENSNDIALVHLSSSLPLTEYIQPVCLPAAGQALVDGKICTVTGWGNTQYYGQQAGVLQEARVPIISSDVCNGPDFYGNQIKPKMFCAGYPEGGIDACQGDSGGPFVCEDSISRTPRWRLCGIVSWGTGCALAQKPGVYTKVSDFREWIFQAIKTHSEASGMVTQL, from the exons ATGGCGGAGAAGGAGG GTGGCCGGACTGTGCCATGCTGCTCTGGACCCAAGGTGGCAGCTCTCACTGTGGGGACCGTGCTGCTCCTGACAGGCATCGGGGCAGCGTCCTGGGccattg TGACCGTTCTACTCAGGAGTGATCAAGAGCCGCTGTATCCAG TGCAGGCCGGCCCGGCCGACGCTCGGCTCACGGTGTTTGACCAGACGGAGGGCACGTGGCGCCTGCTGTGCTCCTCGCGCTCCAACGCCAGGGTGGCGGGGCTCAGCTGCGAGGAGATGGGCTTCCTCAG GGCGCTGGCCCACTCGGAGCTGGATGTGCGGACGGCGGGCGCCAACGGCACGTCGGGCTTCTTCTGCGTGGACGAGGGGAGGCTGCCGCATGCCCGGAGGCTGCTCGAGGTCCTTTCCGTGTG CGACTGTCCCAGGGGTCGTTTCCTAGCTACCATCTGCCAAG ACTGTGGCCATAGGAAGCTGCCCGTCGATCGCATCGTGGGTGGCCAGGACACCAGCTTGGGCAGGTGGCCGTGGCAAGTCAGTCTTCGCTATGATGGAGCACACCTCTGTGGGGGGTCCCTGCTCTCCAGAGACTGGGTGCTGACAGCCGCCCACTGCTTCCCTGA GCGGAACCGGGTCCTGTCCCGATGGCGAGTGTTTGCCGGTGCCGTGGCCCAGACCTCACCCCATGGCGTGCAGCTGGGGGTGCAGGCAGTAATCTACCACGGGGGCTATCTCCCCTTTCGAGACCCCAACAGCGAGGAGAACAGCAATGACATTGCCCTGGTCCACCTGTCCAGCTCCCTGCCCCTCACAG AGTACATCCAGCCCGTGTGCCTCCCGGCTGCCGGGCAGGCCCTAGTGGACGGCAAGATCTGCACCGTGACTGGCTGGGGCAACACGCAGTACTACG GCCAACAGGCGGGGGTACTCCAGGAGGCCCGAGTCCCCATAATCAGCAGTGATGTCTGCAACGGCCCCGACTTCTACGGGAACCAGATCAAACCCAAGATGTTCTGTGCCGGCTATCCTGAGGGTGGCATTGATGCCTGCCAG GGTGACAGCGGTGGCCCCTTCGTGTGTGAGGACAGCATCTCTCGGACGCCACGTTGGCGGCTGTGTGGCATCGTGAGCTGGGGCACCGGCTGTGCCCTGGCCCAGAAGCCAGGCGTCTACACCAAAGTCAGTGACTTCCGGGAGTGGATCTTCCAGGCCATAAAG ACTCACTCCGAAGCCAGCGGCATGGTGACCCAGCTCTGA
- the HPN gene encoding serine protease hepsin isoform X1, giving the protein MAEKEGGRTVPCCSGPKVAALTVGTVLLLTGIGAASWAIVTVLLRSDQEPLYPVQAGPADARLTVFDQTEGTWRLLCSSRSNARVAGLSCEEMGFLRALAHSELDVRTAGANGTSGFFCVDEGRLPHARRLLEVLSVCDCPRGRFLATICQDCGHRKLPVDRIVGGQDTSLGRWPWQVSLRYDGAHLCGGSLLSRDWVLTAAHCFPERNRVLSRWRVFAGAVAQTSPHGVQLGVQAVIYHGGYLPFRDPNSEENSNDIALVHLSSSLPLTEYIQPVCLPAAGQALVDGKICTVTGWGNTQYYGQQAGVLQEARVPIISSDVCNGPDFYGNQIKPKMFCAGYPEGGIDACQGDSGGPFVCEDSISRTPRWRLCGIVSWGTGCALAQKPGVYTKVSDFREWIFQAIKVKFGPRWEPEGGRVWDSEGEREPGFSRNQRSGLEEGALGNG; this is encoded by the exons ATGGCGGAGAAGGAGG GTGGCCGGACTGTGCCATGCTGCTCTGGACCCAAGGTGGCAGCTCTCACTGTGGGGACCGTGCTGCTCCTGACAGGCATCGGGGCAGCGTCCTGGGccattg TGACCGTTCTACTCAGGAGTGATCAAGAGCCGCTGTATCCAG TGCAGGCCGGCCCGGCCGACGCTCGGCTCACGGTGTTTGACCAGACGGAGGGCACGTGGCGCCTGCTGTGCTCCTCGCGCTCCAACGCCAGGGTGGCGGGGCTCAGCTGCGAGGAGATGGGCTTCCTCAG GGCGCTGGCCCACTCGGAGCTGGATGTGCGGACGGCGGGCGCCAACGGCACGTCGGGCTTCTTCTGCGTGGACGAGGGGAGGCTGCCGCATGCCCGGAGGCTGCTCGAGGTCCTTTCCGTGTG CGACTGTCCCAGGGGTCGTTTCCTAGCTACCATCTGCCAAG ACTGTGGCCATAGGAAGCTGCCCGTCGATCGCATCGTGGGTGGCCAGGACACCAGCTTGGGCAGGTGGCCGTGGCAAGTCAGTCTTCGCTATGATGGAGCACACCTCTGTGGGGGGTCCCTGCTCTCCAGAGACTGGGTGCTGACAGCCGCCCACTGCTTCCCTGA GCGGAACCGGGTCCTGTCCCGATGGCGAGTGTTTGCCGGTGCCGTGGCCCAGACCTCACCCCATGGCGTGCAGCTGGGGGTGCAGGCAGTAATCTACCACGGGGGCTATCTCCCCTTTCGAGACCCCAACAGCGAGGAGAACAGCAATGACATTGCCCTGGTCCACCTGTCCAGCTCCCTGCCCCTCACAG AGTACATCCAGCCCGTGTGCCTCCCGGCTGCCGGGCAGGCCCTAGTGGACGGCAAGATCTGCACCGTGACTGGCTGGGGCAACACGCAGTACTACG GCCAACAGGCGGGGGTACTCCAGGAGGCCCGAGTCCCCATAATCAGCAGTGATGTCTGCAACGGCCCCGACTTCTACGGGAACCAGATCAAACCCAAGATGTTCTGTGCCGGCTATCCTGAGGGTGGCATTGATGCCTGCCAG GGTGACAGCGGTGGCCCCTTCGTGTGTGAGGACAGCATCTCTCGGACGCCACGTTGGCGGCTGTGTGGCATCGTGAGCTGGGGCACCGGCTGTGCCCTGGCCCAGAAGCCAGGCGTCTACACCAAAGTCAGTGACTTCCGGGAGTGGATCTTCCAGGCCATAAAGGTGAAATTTGGGCCCAGATGGGAGCCAGAGGGTGGAAGGGTTTGGGACTCTGAGGGGGAAAGGGAGCCAGGGTTTTCCAGAAACCAGCGCTCAGGCTTAGAAGAGGGTGCCCTAGGGAACGGATAG